CCGGTAAACTGATCCGGGATGTCCATCACCAAATACTCGTAAGGTTCTAATTTCTGACCTTGTTCGTTGGACTTTAAGATTACTTCCGGACGGGATACTTGGATCTCGAATCCTTCCCTTCTCATGGTTTCGATCAAGACGGATAGATGAAGTTCTCCGCGTCCAAGAACCTTAAAACGATCCTTGTCTTCGGTTTCTTCCAATCTCATCGCTACGTTGGTTTCCAATTCGCGATCCAGACGTTCCCGGATATTCCGAGTGGTTACGAACTTTCCTTCCTTTCCTGCAAAAGGAGAATTGTTTACCATAAAATACATCGAAACGGTCGGCTCTTCGACTTCGATCGCCGGTCTTGGAGCCGGTTTTCCAGGCTCACAAATCGTATCTCCGATAAAGACGTCGGGAAGTCCCGCGATCGCGATGATATCACCCGCTTCTGCGGTGTTCACTTCGTTTCTTCTCAGTCCTTCGAAGTTGTATAATTTTGTAATACGAAAGAGAGTCGTGTCTGCAGGCGCCGCAGTGTCCGATTTTTTTGCGGCCAATTGAATCACGTTCATCCCGAGCGCCATCTTTCCGGCGTAGATCTTTCCGACTGCGATTCTTCCTACGTAGTCGTTGTAATCCAGAGAAGTCACTTGGAATTGAAGAGGAGCTTCGTTGTCCGCTTGGACCGGAGGGACGTGGCTCAGGACCGTATCCAAAAGTGGGTCCAGATTCGTGCCCGGAGATTCGCTGAGGTTGTTCACCGCCCAGCCTTGTTTTGCAGAAGCGTAGACAATCGGAAAATCCAACTGCTCATCGGTCGCGCCTAAGTCGGAGAAAAGGTCAAAAACCATGTCCACAACGGCTTCCGGTCTTGCTCCGGGACGATCGATCTTATTGATGACGAGAATGGGTTTGTGTCCGAGTTGAAGGGATTTTCCGAGAACAAAACGCGTCTGAGGCATCGGTCCGTCAAAGGCATCCACGAGAAGAAGACAAGAATCCGCTGTGGAAAGAACGCGTTCCACTTCCCCGCCGAAATCCGCGTGGCCTGGGGTGTCTACTACGTTGATTCTGGTTCCCTTATAAACGACAGCAGTGTTCTTTGCTTTGATCGTGATTCCTTTTTCCTTTTCGAGGTCATTGGAGTCCATGATCCGATCTGTGTCTTCTTTGGCAGTGACTGCTCCGGTCTGACGGAGGATTCCGTCCAAAAGGGTGGTTTTCCCATGGTCGACGTGGGCGATAATAGCGATATTGCGGATTTCCATTCTAAGACCAAAAATTTCGGAAGCCTCCTGGTGTAAACCCGGTTTTTTGTCAATTTTTTAAAGGAAGAATTTTTTAATCAGTTCGAAACGAAAGTTCCGGTTTTCCTGGGCACAGGAACCGCGCGCGAGGGAAGTTTTTGGAATTGCGGGAGTTCCCACACCGGTGATTTCAAAAAAAGCAAAGAAGATAGGAAAAACGCTAGAAGTTCCTCTATTCGTTGGAGAAAAGAAATCTCCGAAAGGAAAATCCGATTCCTAGAAATAGGACCCGCTTGGGCGCGCCCCTCAGAAAAAGGAACCGAAATTCAAAAAATCAATCAGAGAAGCTTCGGGTCAGGCTACTCCGGGCTCCGCTTCGCTCCGGTCCTTCAGACCAAGCCCTCCGTATCCTTCGCGCGGAAATCGTAAGAGTTCCTCCAAGATTTTATCGATCTAGGTTGATTTGCGGGAGTTCCCGCAAAGAGGAAAAGGTTCCGTGGAAAATCGGAGGAGTTCCTACTTTCGGAAGAATCACAGAGAAGAACGACTCCCTTCGAAAAAGTGCGAGATCCTACATTCTAAAATGAGAATATACGTTTCAGGAATTCGGAAGAAAGTCCGGTTCTAAAATTCTCGGGCAAAATTGAAAGATCGCGCCGAGATAATGTCTCGCGATCGAATGAAAGATCCATTCTCCTGCATTCATGAGAGAATCCTTGAACTCCGGAACGGGATAAGCTTTTCTTCGAAAGAGGGAATCCAGATCCCAGTCTTCTTCTCCGGGAATTACTTGGATCTTGAGCATCGCATACACTTTGTGATTTTCCGGATCATAGCGAAAGACAAGAGAACGAGACGCAAAAGGATTTCGAATCGTAAACGTGGCCCAACTTCCCTTGGGACCAAATTCGCCTCCGCTCAGAGAATAGAGCTCGTAGCCGTGTTCCTTTTCTTCTCCGAAGAATTCTTTGAATTCCGAGTAGAAGGCTTCCGCAAATTCTTTTTGTAGTTTGAGAATCGGATCGAATTCCTCGGACATATTTGGAAAGAATTTCTCTCCTTCCCTCCTTGGGAAGCTTTTTGGAAAAGTGTGAGTTCCTACTTTTTGAGATTTTTAAAAAGGCCATCTCATTTGGAGTCCGTTAGGGAGTTCCCGCGTTTTTAAAAATCGGGAAAACAAAGAGTAACTTTAGATCTTCGTGTGAGTTCCTACTTATTCCCCTTTTAAGAACGCCTTCCACTTGGAAACAGCTTAGGAGCCGCGTTTTTAGAATCAGGAAAAAACGGAGCTATTTTAGATTTTTGTGTGAGTTCCTACTTTTTAAGTTTTTTGAAACGCTTTCTTTTTTTTCGTAGAGTTTCTTCTCCGGCTTTCTCCGTAATTCCGACTTCTTTTCCGAATCAGCGAAATGTTTTCCTTTTACGATCCGCAAGGGACAGGGAGGCCTTGGTCTGGTAAAAAAACGGGCGCCCCATTTTTTTAGAGCGCTCTCCTACCAGACCGAGCGGGAATCCGCGAGGCCGGACTCGGCCCGGTCCGCCCTCTTTCCAACGCCCTTTCGTTTTCTCCGTGTTTGGCGGATGCGGCCAGATTTTATTTCTTTCTCTCCTCGAAGAATTCGGATAAAATCCTTGCTGATTTTCAAATCTCGGATTCCATCGACCGGTCTTTTGAGAGGAAATTCATCCATGAGCCAACAAACCCACTTTCGTTCTTGCACTCTCTGTGAAGCCATGTGCGGCCTTCGTATCGAAGTCGAAGACGGTAAAATTTCCGCCATCCGCGGCGATAAGGACGATCCTTTCAGTCGAGGTCATCTCTGCGCAAAAGGCCCCGAACTCAAAAATCTCTACGAAGATCCGGATCGCCTTAAATTTCCTGTTAAACGAACTCCCGAAGGTTGGGTGCAAGTTTCTTGGGTGGAAGCTTTGTCCGAAACGGCCAAGGCCCTTTTTGAAATTCAAAACAAATACGGGAACGATTCCGTCGCAGTTTACAACGGAAATCCGAACGTCCACAACTATGGCTCGATGCTCTTCGGTCAGAGATTCTCCAATCGCCTCAAAACGAAGAATCATTATTCCGCGACTTCTGTGGATCAACTTCCTCATCAGCTTCTTTCTTATCTCATGTTCGGTCATCAACTCCTCATCCCGATTCCGGACATCGATCATACGAAATACTTTCTCATCTTAGGAGGAAATCCTTTCGCTTCCAACGGAAGTCTTATGACGGTCCCCGACGTAAAGAAGAGATTGAAGGAACTCCAAGAAAGAGGAGGTAAGTTTATCGTCGTCGATCCGAGAAAAACGGAAACGGCGACCCACGCGGACGAACACGTCTTTATTCGGCCCGGCGCGGACGCGTTCTTTCTATTAGCAATTTTGCATGTTTTCTTTGAGAAGAATCTGGTGAAACCCTCTTCCCTCTTTGATTCCAAGGATCTTTCCTTCATTCAAAATCTTGCATCCGAATATTCTCCCTCCAAAGTGGAAAAGGTAACAGGCGTCCCCGCTTCTACGATCGAAAGAATCGCTCTGGAATTTTCTTCTTCCGAGAACGCGGTCTGTTACGGGAGAATCGGAGTTTCCACGCAAGCCTTCGGCGCCCTCTCTCAGTGGCTTATCAATCTTGTAAACATTCTCACCGGAAATTTGGATAAGAAGGGAGGAGCTATGTTCACCCTTCCTGCGGTGGATCCGATCGATCCCAAAGGCGCTCTCAAGAGTTCTCCCGGAACCTTCAATACGTTTCAGACCCGTGTGAGAAAACTTCCCGAGTTCAGCGATGAACTTCCGGTCGCGGCTCTCTCCGAGGAAATTCTCACTCCGGGCGAAGGACAGATCAAAGCCTTTGTAACCTCTGCGGGGAATCCGGTTCTTTCTACTCCGAACGGTTCCAAACTCGAAAAAGGTTTAGAGAATTTAGAATTTATGGTCTCCGTCGATTTTTATATCAACGAAACCACACAACACGCGAACTACATTCTCCCTCCGACTTCGACCTTGGAACACGATCACTACGATATGATCTTCAACGTCTTTGCGGTTCGGAATACGACGAAGTATGCACAACCGATCTTTGATCCGGAACCGGGGATGCTCCACGACTGGGAAATCTTTACCGATCTCACCAAAAGACTCGAATTGTTAAGAGCCGGAAAACCCGTTCCGGATCAGATCATCACAACCAAACTCGGACCTTCTTCGATCATTGATTTCGCACTTCGAACCGGACCTTACGGAGAAAAGGGAAAACACAATCGAATGCTCAACATTCAATTGTTAAAGGACAATCCTCATGGAATCGATCTCGGTCCTCTGATGAGTTGTTTTCCCGAAAGACTTCTCACGGAAGATAAAAAGATTCATCTTCTCCCCAAACCTGTGTTAGACGATCTTCCGAGACTGAAGAAAAAATTCGAAGAGTGGTCCGAACCGAAAAAGGATTCGAACTTTCTCCTCATAGGAAGAAGACATCTTCGGAACAACAATTCCTGGATGCACAATATGCCCAAACTCATGACGGGTAAGAATCGTTGTACTCTTCTGATTCATCCGAATGACGCAAAAACCTTAGGAATCTCCGAAGAGGAAGAAGTCCAGGTGGAATCCAGGGTGGGAAAAATTCTCATCCCGACCGAGATCACGGAGGAAATCATGCCTGGAGTGGTCAGTATTCCGCACGGTTTCGGTCACTCGAAGAACGGTGTCCGTCTGAGTGTCGCGAAACAATTCGCGGGAGTGAGCATCAACGACCTTACGGACGAAGAATCTCTGGACGAACTTTCGGGAAACGCGGCTTTTACCGGGATTCCGATAAGCATTCGAAAAATATAATATTCTTATTTATTGATTTTTCTCTTTGTTTCGATTTGAGTTCGTTTGGATTCGATGAAACGGATTTTTTTTGATCCCGTCGGGTTTTGTTTCATTCCCATTCGAGTCAGAATGAATTCAATCGAAACACGATGTCCTCTGGAAGAATGGAGTTCTCACCATCTTTCCATTTTTTTTGGGAACCGAAAAAATCTTTCTGGTGAGTGGCATTTTTTTGTGTGAGAAGTGTGAGTTCCTACTTTAGGACGATTCTTTTCCGTCCACGTGAGAGTTCCCACACTCTTTGGTGTTACAAATCAAGACCGATTCTTGAAATTCATAAAATAGTGTGAGTTCCTACATTTGGACGATCTTTTTCTTTCCTTGTGAGAGTTCCCACACTCATTGATTGAGCAAAACAAATCACCGATAACGGCGCCGTGGGAACTCACACTCAACCAGGAGGAAGAGGAATTCGTTCTACTTCACCGGGAACAACGGGAAAACGTTCTTCCTTCCAATCGAGTTTGGCCTTTTCGATTCTTTCTTGAGAAGTGGAAACAAAGTTCCACCAAAGATGGCGCCTTTCCGGAAGAGGAACTCCTCCCAGGAGAATCGCGCGAACCCCCTCTTTAGAAGAAAAAGAAATCGTTTCTCCAAGATCAAAGACCGCCATCTGACCTACCTCGACCCGATTCCCTTGAACGTCCAAACTTCCTCTCGCAACGTAGAGGGCCGATTCTTGATCGGGAGGAACCTTCCATTCCACTTTGGCTCCGGACTTTGCTTCCAAGTCTCCATAGAAAAGAGGAGAATAAACTTTCACCGGAGAACGTTCTCCCAAAAATTCTCCCGCGGCAAGACGGAACTCCCAGAGATCCCCGGAAAGAACAGGAATTTGTCCACGGTCGAGATGAAAGAATTCCGGATCGACTTCTTCGGATTCTTTCGGAAGTGCAACCCAAGTTTGAATTCCTTCCAAAAAGGAAAAGTTCGGATCTAACTGAGAACGTTCGCTGTGAACGATTCCGGAACCGGCCGTCATCCAATTGATTTCGAAAGGACGAATCGGCATTTCGGTTCCGATGCTGTCCCGATGCAAAATAACCCCATCATAGAGATACGTGATCGTCGCAAGACCGATATGAGGATGAGCGCGAACCACAAGTTCCTTCCCGGAAAGAATTGGAACAGGACCCATATGATCCACAAAAACAAAAGGACCGACATGACGTGCCTCAAAGGAAGGAAGAATTCTTCGAACCCGGAAATTGTCGCCGAGATCTTTGAGAATGGAAGAGATGATTTTCATAGAGTTAGGGTTTAGACTCTTCTCCGAAAGAAATTTGGTAAAGACGAATTAAGAGAAAAGTGGTCGGAATTTCGAACTCGAAATACGAAGCAACAAAACGAAGGATCCTCAAAATTCGGAATTCCGGGCGGCTTCCTTCCGGAAATAAAAAACGAAAAAAGAAATGGAACCGAAAAGCGGAAGGAACCGGGCTCTACGCTTCAATCAGCGAAGCGCCATCGAAAAAAAACAGCCAAGGAAAAAGAAACCGAGGAAACGACGGCGCATCGCCGGATTTCCGCTCCGATCCCTTCCGCGGGCCTTCTAAAAAAAGGAAAACTTGGGGAGTTCCCACAATCTTTCGAAACTAAAACGAACTGGCAAAAAGAGGGAGTTCCTACTTTTTCCCTTCTAAAAGAAAAACTATCTCTTTCCTTCCGCTTTTGCGAAATTGATTTCTTGAGAACAATAAAGATTCGCGTGTGCCAATTCCGTTTCTGCCTGGGACTTCAACCAATCCGCGTCTTTCTGAAACTTCTCGTTTACGAGATCATAGATTCTAATATCCTTCGAATCGGAATGACTCACGACATGATTTTCTTCTTTTCTAAATTCTTTTCTCCAGTTATTCACGAAATCCAAGAGTTTATTTTTACGAAACGAGGATAGGTTCTCTTTCGCGGTTTCGCAGTTTTGAATCAGTTCTTCCACGGCCGCCTTCGCGATCTTGTCTTCCTCCTTCTCTCGAATCTTCCGATACGCGATCGTAATCAAACCCACTGTCAAAACCGTCTCCACGGCTCCCGGAATCGGAACGATAAGAGCGATCAAAACCGCGGCGACCAATTGCCTTTTGATCGAGGCGCTGTTTTTTTCCAGCTCCAATCCGTGTTTTTTGATCTCTTCGATCCGCTTATCGAAACGTTCCAGAAGAGGTTTGTGGACCTTCTCCTCAAATTGTTTGAGTTTTTCCTCCGCTTCCTTGTATTTTGTTCTCACTCCGATCTTGGAAGAAAAGACTTGCCCGTCTTGATTGATATATCCCAAAAGAATTTTCTGATTCGGAGGAATCACCGACGGTTTTTCCCTAGGAAACGTATAACAACCGGAAAAAAGAAACAAAGTCGGCAAGAAAAAGGAACAGACAATCCATTTTACGTTTCGTATATTCCAGGTTCTTAATTTCCTCATATTCCTTCTCCGAAACGAATTTCATTCCAAACATTCAAAATTAAGAATGATGTTTTCTCAGGGATCCTACTGCGATCCAAAGACTCAGCAATGTTAAGACAACTCCCATCCAAAGAGGAGCCTCGGGCGAATAAAAGGGGGCATTCTTTCCCGTAAAATATGCAAACAACCCGGTCATCAAAAGTGGACCGATGATCGCGGTGACACTCGTCAAACTCGTAAGAGCTCCTTGTAATTCTCCTTGCTCGTTTTCGGGAACCTGAGAAGACATGATTCCCTGCAAAGGAGGCATCGCGATTCCTCCAAAACAATAGGGAATCAGAAAGACGAACATCATCCAACTTTGAGTGGCAAGCGCGAATAATGCGAAACCGAGAGCGCTCAAAGCCAAGCCTAAATAGATGCTTCGATTTTGACCGAGGATCGGAAGAATCAAACGAATCAGAACTCCCAAAGTGATCGCGTAAACGAAACCGACCACACCGAGAGAATATCCGACCATCTCTTCGTCCCAATGAAACTTCTCCATCGTATAATAGTTCCAAGTTCCCTGAACCGCGTGAGCGGCTGTGTTGATTAGGAAAAACGCAACTACCAATCCTAAGATCATCGGATACCGTTTGAGGTTGATCAAAGAGCCGATCGGATTCGCTTTTTCCCATTCAAACTTTCTTCGGTTTTCCTTCGACAAGGATTCCGGTAGAATAAAAAAACCGAAAAGCCAATTGACGAGAGTCAGACCCGCCGCGGCCAAAAACGGTGCCCGAGATCCATACTGCCCCAAAAGACCTCCGAGAACGGGACCGATGATAAAACCGAGTCCAAAGGCCGCTCCTAAGATTCCAAAATTCGCCGCTCGCTTTTCCGGGGGGCTGATATCCGCAATGTATGCGTATCCGGTCGTAAAACTTGCTCCCATGATACCCGCAATGACGCGTCCGACAAACAACCAGAAGATGGAAGGAGCAAAGGCTAAAAATAAATAATCCAGAGTAAAACCGAATAAGGAGGCAAGAAGAATGGGTCTTCTCCCAAAACGATCACTCAGGCTACCCACAAAAGGGGCGCTTACGAATTGAACGAGAGAATAGGCAAACATAAGCCCTCCACCGGTCAAAGCGGCCTCGCTCAAAGTGCCCTGGGTCAATTCTTGAATCAATTTCGGGAGGACGGGGATGATAATTCCAAATCCGATGACATCGATGAGGACGGTTACGAAGATAAAACCTAAAGCGGCGGGACGTCTAGCATTCATAAAAGAACACTAAACAAATAGTAAGCACAGAGTCAACGAAAAATAAAGGATATTCTTAATTCTTAGGATCGTTTATCCGTGAAAGAGTTCCTAACGCTGGAGACTCTTTCCAAATTTTGTATTAAGAAAATCGATTTTTCATTCTACGGTTTTATTCTATGATCCGCACTTTTGACGAAGAAGAATTTTATAAGATCTGCGATCGCCTCTTTGAGATCGATTCCGATCTATATTCCATTTATTTAAAATACGGATATCCTCCTTTTTGGAGCCGAAAACCGAATTTTGAAACTTTGATTCATATCGTATTGGAACAGCAGGTTTCGCTCGCCTCCGCGAAAGCCGCTCTGGATAAGCTTAAGAAAAAAATCGGGATCGTGACCGCGAAGAAAATCGTTTTATTAAGCGACTTGGAACTTCGGGAATGTTATTTCAGCCGGCAAAAGACGGCTTATGCGAAAGAACTCGCAAAAGCGGTTCTCGAAAAACAAATCGTGATCTCTCAATTGAAGGATCTTCCCGAGGAAACGATACGGACTCGACTCACAGCGATCAAAGGAATCGGAAATTGGACCGTGGACGTATATCTTTTGATGGCCCTCCACCGGACCGACATTTTTCCGATCGGGGACCTCGCCTTACTTCAATCTCTAAAAAAGGTAAAACGACTTCCTCCTCAAACTCCTCAGGAAAGAATCCGAAAACTCGGTGAGAAATGGAAACCATATCGTTCGATCGCGACGATGCTCTTCTGGCATTCTTATCTCGAAGAAAGAAAAAGACGATAGAAGGAGAAAACGTCTTCGTCTCGAAACGCTTATTTTATCTCAAAGTTCTTTTCCAATCGTATCTAATTTCATTCTTCGGTGATTCGGATTGAATCCTCGTTGTTCATTTTGTAAAAGAAGTAAGAACGCACCCGGTTTTTTAAAGAATCATTTTCTTCCTTCAAGGGAATGAAGAAAATTCTCAAGCGAGTTCGTTCCCTCTTTGGTAAAACCTTCCGTTTTTAAAAGAACTTCCTGGTTCCCATCCAGAACGAACACCGTTGGCAAGCCGACGATTTTTATCTGAGAATAACTTGCAGAGAGAGGATCGATCAGAACCTCCGTATCCTTTTCTAATTTTAGAATTTTAGAATATTCTTGTCCTGTCCGAAAATCGTCTCCTACGAAAATCACCCAGAATCGAATCCTAAATTCTCCTCGAGACGAAAGATTCGCCTCCTTCGTAAGACGTTGAAGAACCGGAACCTGCTCCTTACAAGGCTGACAAGTGGAACCCGTAAAGTTCAAAATCAAGATATCTTTTTTGGAAAATTCCCTGAGAGAATCGGAAAGAACGATTCTTTCCCGTTTCAGATTGTAAAAGGCAAAATTAGAAAGGGGTTCGGAGGACCCGGTTCCCAAAGGAATCAAGAAAAGGAACAGGAAGGAAATATTTTTTTTAGAAAGAAAGAAAGGAAAAAACTTCATTGAATTTGATATTTTCACTCAAAACTGCTTTTTTATAAGAGAAAGTAAATCTCAATTTGAGAAATTCAAATAATTGTTTACTTTTCCAATTTTTAAAAAGATCCTCAACGAAAATAGGATGATCACGATGCGCATTTGGATTCCTCTTCTATTTCTTTTTGTATGGATTCCCTTCTCGATCTTTGCGCAGACAAAACCCTCTAAAATTTACGTCCATAAATTGAAAGTAAACGGAAATGTTGAAACCGGCTTAGAGAATCGCTTTCGAAACGGGATCATCAATTCGGTCTTACACAACTTCGAAGGAAAATATACGATCGTGGACGACGAATCTATGGTCGTTCTTTATAAACAATTGGAAGCTCTTCAAAAGATGGATTGTTCGGATGAAATCTGTTTAAAACAGATCGCCGATGCGATCGACGCAAACGAAGTCATTTCGGGAACGATCTCTTCCAAAAACGGATTGATCTACGTTTCTCTTCGAAACCAAACAAGAGATTCCAAAACGCTTTCTTATTCGATCAAGTCCACGTTTCAGATGGAATTTCCCGAATTTCTGATGGATTATTACGCCGGAGAATCGGGAAGAAAACTCATCGATCCGAAATACAATCCGGACCTCAATCAGATTCCGGCATCCACGAGCGGAAACATGAGTGTCGCGTTCTTAAAGATCAAGCCGGTTCCCGGTACCAATCTCAATTCTATGGAATTTAAGACTTCCGATAAAATTTTAGAAGGAGTTTTGGAGGAAGTAAGAGAA
This Leptospira stimsonii DNA region includes the following protein-coding sequences:
- a CDS encoding molybdopterin-dependent oxidoreductase, with protein sequence MCGLRIEVEDGKISAIRGDKDDPFSRGHLCAKGPELKNLYEDPDRLKFPVKRTPEGWVQVSWVEALSETAKALFEIQNKYGNDSVAVYNGNPNVHNYGSMLFGQRFSNRLKTKNHYSATSVDQLPHQLLSYLMFGHQLLIPIPDIDHTKYFLILGGNPFASNGSLMTVPDVKKRLKELQERGGKFIVVDPRKTETATHADEHVFIRPGADAFFLLAILHVFFEKNLVKPSSLFDSKDLSFIQNLASEYSPSKVEKVTGVPASTIERIALEFSSSENAVCYGRIGVSTQAFGALSQWLINLVNILTGNLDKKGGAMFTLPAVDPIDPKGALKSSPGTFNTFQTRVRKLPEFSDELPVAALSEEILTPGEGQIKAFVTSAGNPVLSTPNGSKLEKGLENLEFMVSVDFYINETTQHANYILPPTSTLEHDHYDMIFNVFAVRNTTKYAQPIFDPEPGMLHDWEIFTDLTKRLELLRAGKPVPDQIITTKLGPSSIIDFALRTGPYGEKGKHNRMLNIQLLKDNPHGIDLGPLMSCFPERLLTEDKKIHLLPKPVLDDLPRLKKKFEEWSEPKKDSNFLLIGRRHLRNNNSWMHNMPKLMTGKNRCTLLIHPNDAKTLGISEEEEVQVESRVGKILIPTEITEEIMPGVVSIPHGFGHSKNGVRLSVAKQFAGVSINDLTDEESLDELSGNAAFTGIPISIRKI
- a CDS encoding TlpA family protein disulfide reductase, whose product is MKFFPFFLSKKNISFLFLFLIPLGTGSSEPLSNFAFYNLKRERIVLSDSLREFSKKDILILNFTGSTCQPCKEQVPVLQRLTKEANLSSRGEFRIRFWVIFVGDDFRTGQEYSKILKLEKDTEVLIDPLSASYSQIKIVGLPTVFVLDGNQEVLLKTEGFTKEGTNSLENFLHSLEGRK
- the typA gene encoding translational GTPase TypA, yielding MEIRNIAIIAHVDHGKTTLLDGILRQTGAVTAKEDTDRIMDSNDLEKEKGITIKAKNTAVVYKGTRINVVDTPGHADFGGEVERVLSTADSCLLLVDAFDGPMPQTRFVLGKSLQLGHKPILVINKIDRPGARPEAVVDMVFDLFSDLGATDEQLDFPIVYASAKQGWAVNNLSESPGTNLDPLLDTVLSHVPPVQADNEAPLQFQVTSLDYNDYVGRIAVGKIYAGKMALGMNVIQLAAKKSDTAAPADTTLFRITKLYNFEGLRRNEVNTAEAGDIIAIAGLPDVFIGDTICEPGKPAPRPAIEVEEPTVSMYFMVNNSPFAGKEGKFVTTRNIRERLDRELETNVAMRLEETEDKDRFKVLGRGELHLSVLIETMRREGFEIQVSRPEVILKSNEQGQKLEPYEYLVMDIPDQFTGQIISELNRRKGELQLMDAHPSGMTRVEFVIPTRGIIGFRGYFISETRGEGVMSSRFLRFDVYKGEIPGRKNGALISMDSGESTAYALWKIQERGELVIGPNTAVYPGMIIGIHSRENDLEVNPVKEKKLSNVRSSGADEAIRLIPPRKFSLEQNIEFLDDDELLEVTPQSLRLRKKYLDANMRKRNK
- a CDS encoding DNA-3-methyladenine glycosylase family protein, giving the protein MIRTFDEEEFYKICDRLFEIDSDLYSIYLKYGYPPFWSRKPNFETLIHIVLEQQVSLASAKAALDKLKKKIGIVTAKKIVLLSDLELRECYFSRQKTAYAKELAKAVLEKQIVISQLKDLPEETIRTRLTAIKGIGNWTVDVYLLMALHRTDIFPIGDLALLQSLKKVKRLPPQTPQERIRKLGEKWKPYRSIATMLFWHSYLEERKRR
- a CDS encoding TCR/Tet family MFS transporter → MNARRPAALGFIFVTVLIDVIGFGIIIPVLPKLIQELTQGTLSEAALTGGGLMFAYSLVQFVSAPFVGSLSDRFGRRPILLASLFGFTLDYLFLAFAPSIFWLFVGRVIAGIMGASFTTGYAYIADISPPEKRAANFGILGAAFGLGFIIGPVLGGLLGQYGSRAPFLAAAGLTLVNWLFGFFILPESLSKENRRKFEWEKANPIGSLINLKRYPMILGLVVAFFLINTAAHAVQGTWNYYTMEKFHWDEEMVGYSLGVVGFVYAITLGVLIRLILPILGQNRSIYLGLALSALGFALFALATQSWMMFVFLIPYCFGGIAMPPLQGIMSSQVPENEQGELQGALTSLTSVTAIIGPLLMTGLFAYFTGKNAPFYSPEAPLWMGVVLTLLSLWIAVGSLRKHHS
- a CDS encoding pirin family protein translates to MKIISSILKDLGDNFRVRRILPSFEARHVGPFVFVDHMGPVPILSGKELVVRAHPHIGLATITYLYDGVILHRDSIGTEMPIRPFEINWMTAGSGIVHSERSQLDPNFSFLEGIQTWVALPKESEEVDPEFFHLDRGQIPVLSGDLWEFRLAAGEFLGERSPVKVYSPLFYGDLEAKSGAKVEWKVPPDQESALYVARGSLDVQGNRVEVGQMAVFDLGETISFSSKEGVRAILLGGVPLPERRHLWWNFVSTSQERIEKAKLDWKEERFPVVPGEVERIPLPPG